The Alnus glutinosa chromosome 7, dhAlnGlut1.1, whole genome shotgun sequence genome includes a region encoding these proteins:
- the LOC133872925 gene encoding uncharacterized protein LOC133872925, giving the protein MEKQYHFPEKQTWGTWEELLLACAVHRYGTESWDSVAVELQKRSSTLHHLLTPQNCEQKYHDLKRRFSQNEDVPEPNDDDNNRTEDDSAAPIPWLDELRKLRVAELRREVERYDLSIVSLQLKVKKLTEEHERSSRDDEKVTEKPDPKRTVEKCGEEEEKKKDHDGEREKTSPENVAVKKVPGEDSDPEYRSCNESNSTDPKCEVPNNGSDEIEKQPEPAAGGSEPAMVSTRPAVEDSFNGSSDTVARGSAGASPFRESEKGFSERGAADSAGMWESVAESKEEGVKESNSDVQSSASLPRKKANEPRNEDQSPAIQRSPVKSQPLVDLLEILLSHRFGSVFERRLESQETPNYMSLIRQHIDLQTIRTRLDEGWYSSVGDSKFFRDLLLLFNNAIVFFGKKSSESVAAVELRQIVLKEMACKARKPDPAPKEQKSVPPVPKCIKSDPEPSDSLLLKTKISVPLTACRKRSSITAKALASSSASDKKREQTTALVDDKPVVDWKQNDKSSGKAEEYRVTKKRTRERFKANSRNMSRNGNKGRPNLSTNKNSDAIPHTGFSSRESHSENSESKPEKVKKNTTTNANAKKKGAANFLNRMKRCSSSNNGPSLLETLKSSDNGKGGGEPKKNGNGNGNGKRDSRKDQALRKGSGGKKVKEQGSPAKRSVGRPPKRAAAPSPPVPAKRGREAVETEAGASRHSKKRSRK; this is encoded by the exons atggaaAAACAGTACCATTTTCCGGAGAAACAAACATGGGGGACGTGGGAGGAGCTGCTGCTAGCGTGCGCCGTCCATCGGTACGGCACCGAGAGCTGGGACTCCGTCGCCGTGGAACTCCAGAAGCGGAGCTCCACGCTCCACCACCTTCTCACCCCTCAGAACTGTGAGCAGAAGTACCACGACCTCAAACGCCGCTTCAGTCAAAACGAAGACGTCCCCGAACCCAACGACGATGATAACAATAGAACCGAAGACGATTCTGCTGCTCCTATCCCTTGGCTCGACGAGTTGAGGAAGCTCCGAGTCGCCGAACTCAGACGCGAAGTCGAACGTTACGACCTCTCCATAGT GTCTCTGCAATTGAAGGTGAAGAAATTGACGGAAGAGCACGAACGCAGTTCGAGAGACGATGAGAAAGTAACGGAAAAACCGGATCCGAAGAGAACCGTAGAGAAATGcggagaggaggaggagaagaagaaagatcacGATGGCGAAAGGGAGAAAACGTCGCCAGAAAACGTCGCCGTGAAAAAGGTTCCCGGCGAAGATTCCGACCCGGAGTATCGGTCATGTAACGAATCAAATTCCACAGATCCGAAATGTGAGGTTCCAAATAACGGATCCGACGAGATCGAGAAACAACCGGAACCGGCAGCCGGAGGATCCGAACCGGCTATGGTCTCTACAAGACCGGCGGTCGAGGACTCGTTTAACGGGAGCTCCGATACAGTAGCGAGGGGATCGGCGGGGGCTTCGCCGTTTCGGGAGTCGGAGAAGGGTTTTTCGGAGAGGGGAGCGGCTGACTCGGCCGGGATGTGGGAATCGGTGGCCGAGTCAAAAGAGGAGGGCGTTAAAGAGAGTAACAGTGACGTGCAAAGCTCGGCGAGCCTGCCGAGGAAGAAAGCGAACGAGCCAAGAAATGAGGATCAATCTCCCGCCATCCAGCGAAGCCCCGTTAAATCTCAGCCGTTGGTTGATCTCCTCGAGATCCTCCTGTCTCACAGGTTTGGGTCTGTTTTCGAGCGCCGGCTCGAGAGCCag GAAACACCCAATTACATGAGCTTGATTCGGCAACACATAGACCTCCAAACAATTCGAACGAGGCTTGACGAAGGTTGGTATTCATCTGTTGGTGACAGCAAGTTCTTTCGTGATCTGTTGCTTCTCTTCAACAATGCCATTGTCTTCTTTGGGAAGAAGTCCTCAGAATCCGTGGCCGCCGTTGAGCTTCGACAAATTGTTCTTAAAGAAATGGCTTGCAAGGCCCGTAAGCCAGATCCAGCGCCAAAAGAACAGAAGTCGGTGCCTCCTGTTCCCAAGTGCATAAAATCGGATCCAGAGCCATCAGATTCTTTGCTACTTAAAACGAAAATATCTGTCCCACTTACTGCTTGCCGCAAACGCAGCTCAATCACTGCAAAAGCATTAGCATCATCTTCAGCATCAGACAAGAAAAGAGAGCAGACGACCGCGTTGGTTGATGACAAGCCAGTTGTAGATTGGAAGCAGAATGATAAATCCTCTGGTAAGGCTGAGGAATATCGCGTCACAAAGAAGAGGACAAGAGAAAGATTTAAAGCCAATTCAAGAAACATGAGCAGAAATGGCAACAAGGGCCGTCCTAATCTTAGCACAAACAAGAATTCGGATGCCATTCCCCACACCGGTTTTTCGAGCAGAGAGTCTCACAGTGAGAATTCCGAGTCTAAGCCtgagaaagtgaagaagaataCTACCACGAATGCTAATGCGAAGAAGAAAGGCGCTGCGAATTTCTTGAATAGAATGAAGCGGTGCTCATCGTCCAACAACGGGCCGTCATTGCTAGAGACATTGAAGAGTTCTGATAATGGCAAAGGAGGAGGTGAGCCGAAGAAGAACGGCAATGGTAATGGCAATGGAAAGCGTGATTCACGGAAAGATCAAGCCTTGCGAAAAGGTTCTGGAGGTAAAAAAGTGAAGGAGCAAGGAAGCCCGGCGAAAAGGAGCGTGGGACGGCCGCCAAAGAGAGCGGCAGCTCCATCCCCGCCTGTTCCAGCTAAAAGGGGTAGGGAAGCTGTTGAAACTGAGGCAGGTGCATCCCGACATTCAAAGAAACGTTCAAGGAAATGA
- the LOC133872992 gene encoding uncharacterized protein LOC133872992 — protein MKASLKFREDQKPLLRAKVPLSILGLPFQSGIVAGESKELTLNLGTFFESGPSFKIAYRPNETWNPFSLVIKTGTGSYGSPISSSMLMSAEFNLIGRGNPSFMLHFKPQFGDFSVKKSQSSVFDKTKVAPVDVLVSEGDESIGVVENPVMNGALHGKKITALTTDWPAGVISGLLSGMEVAARTNLPVRSRAVVNFRWGVRVPAEMKSAGNNPTAGIAFQKIPFLVMNKIGIEHVDGGDSKNITSKAGPDSALAASVDVAEACFSVKRQLEVLQAENGLLKKAVEDLRREFATAAAAAKSVSPVGESSPGKYRDFERNGNKAPGGKSDRRNSENEEVKKAFMGATGS, from the coding sequence atgaaagctTCTCTAAAGTTCCGCGAGGACCAGAAGCCACTTCTCAGAGCCAAAGTCCCACTCAGCATTTTAGGCTTGCCGTTCCAGTCCGGGATCGTAGCTGGCGAGTCCAAGGAGCTCACCCTCAATCTCGGCACCTTCTTCGAATCCGGGCCGTCCTTTAAGATCGCTTACCGCCCCAACGAAACGTGGAATCCGTTCTCGCTCGTGATCAAGACCGGGACGGGGTCGTACGGCTCGCCCATCTCGAGCTCCATGCTGATGAGCGCTGAGTTCAATCTGATTGGCCGAGGAAACCCTAGCTTTATGCTCCACTTCAAGCCTCAATTTGGGGATTTCTCGGTTAAGAAATCGCAGTCCTCGGTCTTCGATAAGACGAAGGTTGCGCCTGTGGACGTCCTCGTCTCGGAGGGCGATGAGTCGATTGGGGTGGTGGAGAACCCGGTGATGAATGGCGCGTTACACGGCAAGAAAATTACGGCCTTGACAACGGATTGGCCCGCCGGGGTGATCTCCGGGCTGTTATCCGGAATGGAGGTGGCGGCGAGGACGAACTTACCGGTGAGAAGCCGCGCCGTTGTTAACTTCCGTTGGGGGGTTAGGGTTCCGGCGGAGATGAAGAGTGCGGGTAATAATCCAACGGCCGGGATTGCGTTCCAGAAGATCCCCTTCTTGGTCATGAACAAGATAGGGATCGAACACGTGGACGGAGGAGATTCCAAGAATATCACATCCAAGGCGGGCCCGGATTCGGCCCTCGCTGCTAGTGTTGACGTGGCGGAGGCCTGTTTCAGTGTCAAGCGTCAGCTGGAGGTCTTGCAAGCGGAGAATGGGTTGTTGAAAAAAGCCGTGGAGGATCTCCGTCGAGAATTCGccaccgccgccgccgccgcgaAATCTGTCTCGCCGGTGGGAGAATCGAGCCCCGGAAAATACCGGGACtttgaaagaaatggaaatAAAGCCCCAGGCGGCAAATCGGATCGCCGAAACAGCGAGAATGAGGAGGTGAAAAAGGCGTTTATGGGAGCTACTGGCTCTTGA